In one Bacteroidota bacterium genomic region, the following are encoded:
- a CDS encoding PorT family protein: MKKLSALIWFVCVALAANAQKFEGGFTGGLNLSQLDGDMLSGYHKAGINGGIWVSYPFNDKWSAGIEFLYTQKGALRQIDENNIAATFAFDKFKLNYIEVPVYGGFTYKKFTGQFGLTGGYLLGAKVEDFAGIRDYKTKLKPFETGILLGLSYPINKKLAAQLRWQYTISSLAKGDNRNIFTDNGFSRVILGLYNNLLSVNLKYSLNK, encoded by the coding sequence ATGAAAAAACTAAGTGCCCTTATATGGTTTGTATGTGTTGCGCTTGCCGCCAATGCTCAAAAATTTGAGGGTGGTTTTACGGGCGGACTAAACCTGAGCCAGTTAGACGGCGATATGCTTTCTGGCTATCACAAAGCGGGTATTAACGGCGGTATTTGGGTGAGTTACCCGTTTAATGATAAATGGTCGGCCGGGATTGAGTTTTTATATACCCAAAAGGGCGCTTTGCGCCAAATTGACGAAAACAATATTGCAGCTACGTTTGCCTTTGATAAATTTAAGCTGAATTATATTGAAGTGCCTGTGTACGGCGGGTTTACTTATAAAAAATTTACCGGCCAGTTTGGATTGACGGGCGGTTATTTATTAGGCGCAAAAGTGGAAGACTTTGCCGGAATACGCGATTATAAAACCAAACTAAAACCTTTTGAAACAGGTATTTTGTTGGGACTATCCTACCCTATCAATAAAAAACTGGCTGCCCAATTACGGTGGCAGTACACTATATCATCACTGGCAAAAGGTGATAACCGAAACATCTTTACTGATAACGGGTTTTCGCGGGTTATCCTCGGTTTGTACAATAACCTATTGAGTGTGAACCTAAAGTATTCGTTAAACAAATAA